In one Brassica oleracea var. oleracea cultivar TO1000 chromosome C9, BOL, whole genome shotgun sequence genomic region, the following are encoded:
- the LOC106315327 gene encoding uncharacterized protein LOC106315327 yields the protein METPKLKLAVEELEMDHLMLQIQNGRMLDDLSQTETEKLKSYAIKKFRTLCGEIPMAPGFPMIQGGSVYLMDKWIKDPSDKEDEMKTCEGENSKSGGADDA from the coding sequence ATGGAAACACCAAAACTGAAGTTGGCTGTCGAGGAGTTGGAGATGGATCATCTCATGCTCCAGATCCAAAATGGTAGAATGCTTGATGACCTTTCTCAAACCGAGACTGAGAAGTTAAAGTCATATGCAATTAAGAAGTTCCGAACTCTTTGTGGTGAGATCCCAATGGCACCTGGATTCCCAATGATACAGGGGGGAAGTGTCTATTTGATGGATAAGTGGATCAAGGATCCATCTGATAAAGAGGATGAGATGAAGACCTGTGAAGGAGAGAACAGCAAGTCTGGTGGTGCGGACGATGCCTAA